In a single window of the Niabella ginsenosidivorans genome:
- a CDS encoding efflux RND transporter periplasmic adaptor subunit, whose product MNRIALLLSLCAVIFQATGCASKKQESTATEQFSVTNPLKIDTAYNKEYIAQIQSLRNVELRAQEKGYLEKIYVDEGQYVKAGQLLFKIMPKIYEAEYQKAKAAAKTAELDLNNTRILADKNIVSDNELALSKAKYGEAKADMNLAGAHLSFTDIRAPFSGYIDRIKFKQGSLIDEGGLLTTLSDNSSVYAYFNVSENEYLNYKKDPASNSNKTVSLILADGEQHKSPGVIETIESEFDNTTGNIQFRAKFPNTDNLLRNGETGKVLMKLPVRDALVIPQKATYELQDKVYVFIVDKDNKVHSRNITVKFELPNLYVIDSGLEAEDRILLDGLQSVKDDQKIKPVYVAPDQVISKLQLINE is encoded by the coding sequence ATGAACAGAATCGCATTGCTGCTCAGTTTGTGTGCAGTTATTTTCCAGGCAACGGGCTGTGCATCAAAGAAACAGGAAAGCACAGCAACAGAACAATTTTCAGTAACCAATCCGCTTAAAATAGACACTGCTTATAACAAGGAATATATTGCCCAGATCCAATCCCTGCGCAATGTGGAATTAAGAGCCCAGGAAAAGGGATATCTTGAAAAAATTTATGTGGATGAGGGGCAATATGTAAAGGCAGGACAGCTGCTTTTTAAAATAATGCCAAAGATCTATGAAGCAGAGTACCAGAAGGCAAAGGCCGCTGCAAAGACCGCCGAACTGGATCTGAACAATACCCGTATACTGGCCGATAAGAACATCGTTTCCGATAATGAGCTGGCCCTTTCAAAAGCAAAATATGGTGAAGCAAAAGCAGATATGAACCTGGCCGGTGCGCATCTTTCGTTTACGGATATCAGGGCTCCTTTCAGCGGTTATATCGACCGGATAAAGTTCAAACAGGGCAGCCTGATTGATGAGGGAGGCTTATTGACCACCTTATCGGACAACAGCAGCGTTTATGCCTATTTTAACGTATCAGAGAATGAATACCTGAACTATAAAAAAGACCCGGCTTCCAATTCCAATAAAACGGTATCACTGATCCTGGCAGATGGTGAGCAGCATAAGAGCCCGGGCGTTATTGAAACCATTGAAAGCGAATTTGATAATACCACCGGCAATATCCAGTTCCGTGCAAAATTCCCGAATACGGACAATCTTTTAAGAAACGGTGAAACCGGGAAAGTGCTCATGAAGCTGCCCGTCAGGGATGCCCTGGTCATTCCCCAGAAAGCCACCTATGAGCTGCAGGATAAGGTTTATGTTTTCATAGTAGACAAAGACAACAAAGTGCACTCCAGGAATATTACCGTAAAATTTGAGCTGCCTAATCTTTATGTGATCGACAGCGGACTGGAAGCAGAAGACAGGATCCTGCTGGATGGATTACAATCCGTTAAGGACGATCAGAAAATAAAACCGGTATACGTGGCACCCGACCAGGTGATCAGTAAACTGCAATTGATCAATGAATAA
- a CDS encoding efflux RND transporter permease subunit, with protein sequence MFSKFINRPVLSIVISLIIVFLGILAITQLPVTQFPSVSPPKVNVTAEYPGANSELLIKAVVIPLEQAINGVPGMKYLESDAGNDGEASIQVVFNLGTDPNIASVNVQNRVAAVVNKLPPLVVREGVKITREESNMLMYVNLYSDDPKLDAGFLYNFADLNLLAELKRVDGVGFADILGDKEYSMRIWLKPDRMLAYKVTANEVMEALNQQSIEASPGRLGESSGKKSQAFEYVLKYTGRFSKKEDYENIVVKASDDGQLLHLKDIADVEFGNTFYNIYSKLNGKPSAAIVIKQSYGSNASEVIKNIKAKLAEIQTASFPKGLHYEISYDVSRFLDASIEKVVHTLVEAFLLVGLVVFLFLGDLRSTLIPILAVPISLIGTFFFMQFFGITLNMITLFALVLAIGIVVDDAIVVVEAVHAKMENENLKPKAATIAAMRDIGGAIIAITLIMAAVFIPVSFMSGPVGVFYRQFSITMATSIILSGIVALTFTPAMCAMILKNTHGKPKKKTLVNRFIGGFNNWFNGLQGKYKRLLGAVANRRVVTFLVLVIFLAGTWGFSSSVPSGFIPNEDQGMFYAVILTPPGSTLERTDEVAGQLQAIASKMPDIQSVSSTAGYEILSEGTGSNSGSVLINLKDWSKRKHTMQEVMEELEEKTKNIKGATIEYFPPPAVPGYGAAGGFELRLLDKAGTGDYHLMERVSKDFVKELNKQPELSSVFTFYSASFPQYLLSVDNDKAQQKGINTDDAMDNLSTLVGSNYETGFIKFDRPYKVMVQALPQYRQLPEDIFKYYIKNKRDEMVPYSAFMTMQKTYGLSEITRYNMYNSSEVSGGPAPGISSGTAIDVINKVAKEKLPRGFGIDWSGISKDETGRGHQAIYIFIISLVFVYLVLSAQYESFILPLPIILSLPVGIFGAFCFLKIFGLENNIYAQIAMVMLVGILGKNAVLIVEYAVQRHREGNTVLQSAIEGSGARLRPILMTSFAFVAGVVPLIVATGPGAIANRTIGSAAAGGMLFGTVFGVIIVPGLYYIFGKISEKHLLVEEEEENPLTEEIDHHEH encoded by the coding sequence ATGTTTAGTAAGTTTATTAACCGGCCGGTTTTATCTATTGTCATTTCCCTGATCATTGTGTTCCTGGGTATACTGGCCATAACACAATTACCGGTTACGCAGTTCCCATCCGTTTCCCCGCCAAAAGTGAATGTTACCGCAGAGTACCCGGGCGCCAATAGCGAATTATTGATAAAAGCCGTTGTGATTCCGCTGGAACAGGCCATTAATGGGGTGCCGGGCATGAAATACCTGGAATCGGATGCCGGTAATGATGGAGAAGCAAGCATTCAGGTAGTATTTAACCTGGGCACAGATCCCAATATAGCATCAGTAAACGTGCAGAACCGGGTAGCAGCGGTTGTAAATAAATTACCGCCGCTGGTAGTGCGGGAAGGTGTAAAGATAACGAGAGAGGAATCCAATATGCTGATGTATGTGAATCTGTACAGCGATGATCCCAAACTGGATGCAGGGTTCCTTTATAATTTTGCTGATCTGAACCTTCTGGCTGAATTAAAAAGGGTAGACGGAGTGGGGTTTGCAGATATCCTGGGCGATAAAGAATACTCTATGCGCATCTGGTTAAAGCCGGATCGTATGCTGGCTTATAAGGTAACAGCAAATGAAGTTATGGAGGCCCTGAACCAGCAGAGCATTGAGGCGTCACCCGGCCGCCTGGGGGAAAGCTCCGGTAAGAAATCGCAGGCCTTTGAGTATGTGTTGAAATATACCGGCCGCTTCAGTAAAAAGGAGGACTATGAAAATATTGTTGTAAAAGCCAGTGATGATGGGCAATTGCTGCACCTGAAGGACATTGCGGATGTGGAGTTCGGCAATACGTTTTATAACATTTACTCAAAGCTTAACGGAAAACCTTCTGCAGCCATTGTAATAAAACAATCCTATGGAAGCAATGCCAGTGAGGTCATAAAAAATATAAAGGCAAAGCTGGCAGAGATTCAGACTGCTTCATTTCCAAAAGGGCTGCATTATGAAATCAGCTACGATGTATCCAGGTTTTTAGACGCCTCTATTGAAAAAGTGGTACATACGCTTGTGGAAGCTTTTTTGTTAGTGGGGCTGGTAGTATTTTTATTCCTGGGCGACCTGCGCTCTACGCTCATCCCCATTCTGGCCGTTCCCATTTCATTAATAGGCACTTTTTTCTTTATGCAGTTCTTCGGCATTACGCTCAACATGATCACGCTTTTTGCATTGGTGCTGGCCATTGGTATTGTAGTGGATGATGCGATTGTGGTGGTAGAAGCTGTGCACGCAAAAATGGAGAATGAAAACCTGAAGCCCAAGGCAGCCACCATTGCCGCTATGAGGGATATCGGGGGCGCCATTATTGCCATAACGCTTATTATGGCCGCTGTATTCATACCTGTATCGTTTATGTCGGGCCCCGTAGGAGTCTTTTACCGGCAGTTCTCCATCACCATGGCCACATCTATTATTTTATCGGGCATTGTGGCGTTGACCTTTACTCCGGCCATGTGCGCCATGATCTTAAAAAATACGCATGGGAAGCCTAAGAAAAAAACATTGGTTAACCGCTTCATTGGCGGTTTTAATAACTGGTTTAACGGGTTGCAGGGTAAATACAAGCGGCTGCTTGGTGCTGTAGCAAACAGGAGGGTCGTTACCTTTCTGGTACTGGTTATTTTTCTTGCGGGTACCTGGGGCTTCAGTTCTTCCGTGCCTTCCGGCTTTATACCCAATGAAGACCAGGGTATGTTTTATGCTGTTATATTAACCCCTCCGGGATCTACGCTGGAGCGTACAGATGAAGTGGCGGGGCAGCTACAGGCCATTGCCTCAAAAATGCCGGATATCCAATCTGTTTCTTCTACCGCTGGATATGAGATCCTTTCAGAAGGTACGGGGTCTAATTCAGGGTCCGTATTGATCAATCTTAAAGACTGGAGCAAACGAAAGCATACCATGCAAGAGGTAATGGAAGAACTGGAAGAAAAAACAAAAAATATTAAAGGCGCTACCATTGAATACTTTCCGCCACCGGCTGTGCCGGGTTATGGTGCCGCAGGAGGCTTTGAGCTCCGCCTGCTGGACAAGGCAGGTACAGGCGATTATCATTTAATGGAACGGGTGAGCAAGGACTTTGTAAAAGAACTGAACAAACAGCCGGAATTAAGCTCGGTGTTTACTTTCTACAGCGCCAGCTTCCCGCAGTATCTGTTGTCTGTAGATAATGATAAGGCACAGCAAAAAGGCATCAATACGGATGATGCAATGGATAACCTTTCCACATTAGTAGGCAGTAACTATGAAACAGGGTTTATTAAGTTCGACCGGCCCTATAAGGTAATGGTGCAGGCATTGCCCCAGTACCGCCAGTTGCCGGAAGATATCTTTAAATATTATATAAAAAATAAGCGGGATGAAATGGTGCCTTACTCTGCCTTCATGACCATGCAGAAAACGTATGGCCTTTCAGAAATTACCCGGTATAATATGTACAACTCTTCAGAAGTAAGTGGAGGCCCTGCTCCCGGCATAAGCAGCGGAACTGCCATTGATGTTATTAACAAGGTGGCAAAAGAAAAACTCCCAAGAGGCTTTGGCATAGACTGGTCCGGTATTTCAAAAGACGAAACAGGAAGGGGGCACCAGGCTATTTATATTTTTATCATTTCGCTGGTATTCGTTTACCTGGTACTGTCCGCCCAGTATGAAAGCTTTATTTTACCCTTGCCCATTATTTTATCGTTGCCGGTCGGCATCTTTGGCGCCTTCTGTTTCCTGAAGATCTTTGGGCTGGAGAATAATATCTATGCACAGATCGCAATGGTGATGCTGGTGGGCATTCTTGGTAAAAATGCGGTACTGATTGTTGAATACGCCGTTCAACGGCACCGGGAAGGCAACACCGTGCTGCAATCCGCTATTGAAGGGTCCGGGGCCCGTTTGCGCCCGATACTGATGACATCTTTTGCATTTGTTGCCGGTGTTGTTCCGTTGATTGTTGCTACAGGCCCCGGAGCCATTGCCAACCGTACTATTGGCTCTGCGGCTGCCGGCGGCATGCTGTTCGGAACCGTATTTGGCGTTATCATTGTTCCGGGGCTTTATTACATTTTCGGGAAAATATCTGAGAAGCACCTTCTGGTAGAAGAAGAAGAGGAAAATCCGTTAACAGAAGAAATTGATCATCATGAACATTAG